One window of the Mobula birostris isolate sMobBir1 chromosome 19, sMobBir1.hap1, whole genome shotgun sequence genome contains the following:
- the hscb gene encoding iron-sulfur cluster co-chaperone protein HscB has product MLLRVVLRAALSPLPRGGRCRALVRSALPAGRWLRGAEPRGWQVWAGCPAAAQIGLRLHSAECWRCGAAPEPPAFFCPSCRALQPPDRRLDYFQLLGLPRRYRLNTERLQESHRRLLRALHPDNFGQSTEAERRYSEEQSALVNEAYAALLRPLSRGLYLLQLELPDEPVAAEDEANTDPDFLSTVLELNERLAEAETQADIRRVAASVEERLLELDAQVMRAFEQSRPRDARPLLQQMKYWNSIGGRVKERLLPR; this is encoded by the coding sequence ATGCTGCTTCGCGTCGTGCTGCGTGCGGCCCTCTCGCCGTTACCGAGGGGTGGACGGTGCCGAGCGCTGGTCCGCTCCGCCCTGCCGGCCGGGCGGTGGCTGCGGGGAGCCGAGCCCCGTGGCTGGCAGGTCTGGGCCGGATGTCCGGCCGCTGCCCAGATCGGCCTGCGCCTTCACTCCGCTGAGTGCTGGCGCTGCGGAGCTGCCCCCGAGCCGCCGGCTTTCTTCTGTCCGTCCTGCCGGGCGCTGCAACCCCCGGACCGGCGGCTGGACTACTTCCAGTTGCTGGGCCTGCCGCGCCGCTATCGGCTGAACACCGAGCGGCTGCAAGAATCGCACCGGCGGCTCCTGCGCGCCCTGCATCCAGACAACTTCGGGCAGAGCACCGAGGCCGAGCGCCGGTACTCGGAGGAGCAGTCGGCGCTGGTCAACGAGGCCTACGCCGCCCTGCTCCGGCCTCTGTCCCGAGGTCTCTACCTACTGCAGCTAGAGTTGCCCGACGAGCCTGTGGCGGCGGAGGACGAGGCCAACACCGACCCCGACTTCCTGAGCACCGTGTTGGAGCTCAACGAGCGGCTGGCCGAGGCTGAGACCCAGGCCGACATCCGCCGTGTGGCCGCCTCGGTGGAAGAGCGGCTGCTGGAGCTGGACGCGCAGGTGATGCGGGCTTTCGAGCAGAGTCGCCCGCGGGACGCCCGGCCGCTGCTGCAGCAGATGAAGTACTGGAACAGTATCGGAGGCAGAGTGAAGGAGCGACTGCTGCCCCGCTGA
- the aste1b gene encoding single-strand DNA endonuclease ASTE1, translating to MGIHGLMSYIGENHQFFDNIKLQNTRIIIDGNNLFHRLYFDSHLDLNYGGEYDSFTDIICKFFEALSLCNISPYVVFDGGCDYTDKKFETIKQRAREKILKAHSISRGRGGTVLPLLGPEVFKQVLVQLQVPFVQSHSEADRDIVALANQWNCPVLTLDSDFCIFDLKAGYCPLNYFKWENVTNLKDNSEHYISAQCFSVEKFCNHFNHMNKALLPLFAVLNGNDYINLPFLENFFTRIHSHARTSSAGRKNARIQGLLNWLAGFSEPKEAIENILKSLKQRDHEKVREVICFHVNEYIQSDVDLATYFKNKDMRPHAPTILASKAPEWMLAALLKGDLAPFHSDCLTLRRTFLHPQVENMRRTSSHRCSLPIRQIIYGLLSTSETSLDSASDLPTKTPGKASLKAEEHSKVHHVQEYDRHDLTLKKTNIQAVLKRFKLNETHSLQRLPEISILDRTCFLLETLEVKTDVQALPASLHLTVYITCYWVVHAEPKVTLHHLQALLLSIVTGELHKLICKTGNNKLMEKDIGMVYDRLSQLRQRGQKMGNLDIDVAHVFCQWQSCLLMGIYLNQLLCCPFPTPDITRLYSGTLIHCFYEELKSMSAAEDLLEGCLVAGEIYSKLLHAVTATVPADFFKTGKKSKTHRKLKKTN from the exons ATGGGTATCCATGGATTGATGTCCTACATTGGAGAAAATCATCAATTTTTTGATAATATAAAATTGCAAAACACTAGAATTATAATTGATGGCAATAACTTATTTCATAGACTTTACTTTGACTCTCATTTGGATCTTAATTATGGAGGAGAATATGATTCATTTACAGATATCATCTGTAAGTTCTTTGAAGCTCTGTCACTCTGTAATATTTCACCATATGTggtctttgatggtggatgtgACTATACAGATAAAAAATTTGAAACCATCAAACAACGTGCCAGAGAAAAAATCCTAAAGGCACACTCCATTTCAAGAGGCAGAGGAGGGACTGTGTTGCCGCTACTTGGTCCAGAAGTTTTTAAACAAGTCTTAGTGCAGTTGCAAGTACCATTTGTCCAGAGCCATTCTGAAGCAGACCGCGACATTGTCGCTCTTGCTAATCAATGGAACTGCCCTGTCCTAACACTCGACAGTGACTTTTGCATCTTTGATTTGAAGGCTGGTTATTGTCCCCTCAATTATTTCAAGTGGGAAAATGTAACTAATCTTAAAGATAATTCAGAGCACTATATTTCAGCCCAGTGTTTCTCAGTTGAAAAGTTCTGCAACCATTTTAATCACATGAACAAAGCTCTTCTTCCACTCTTCGCAGTGCTGAATGGTAATGATTATATTAACCTTCCTTTCCTGGAGAACTTTTTCACCAGAATACATTCCCATGCAAGGACTTCTTCAGCAGGGAGGAAGAATGCACGAATTCAAGGGCTTTTGAACTGGCTGGCTGGGTTTTCTGAGCCAAAAGAAGCAATTGAAAACATTCTGAAGTCACTAAAGCAAAGAGACCACGAGAAAGTCCGAGAAGTCATATGTTTTCATGTGAATGAATATATTCAGTCAGATGTGGATCTTGCAACATACTTTAAGAACAAAGATATGAGGCCTCATGCTCCTACTATCTTGGCTAGCAAAGCCCCAGAATGGATGTTAGCTGCTCTATTGAAAGGAGATTTGGCTCCATTTCATAGTGACTGCTTGACCTTGAGGAGAACATTCCTGCATCCTCAGGTGGAAAATATGCGCAGGACCAGCAGTCACAGGTGTTCTTTGCCCATTCGTCAGATTATTTATGGTCTGCTGAGTACCAGTGAGACTTCTCTTGATTCAGCATCGGATCTACCTACTAAAACACCAGGAAAAGCCAGCCTTAAAGCTGAAGAACACAGCAAAGTACATCACGTGCAGGAATATGATAGACATGACCTAACtctgaaaaaaactaacattcAAGCAGTGCTGAAGagattcaaattaaatgaaacaCATTCGTTGCAAAGACTACCAgaa ATTTCTATCCTGGATAGAACCTGTTTTCTTTTAGAGACTCTGGAAGTGAAAACTGACGTGCAGGCTCTGCCAGCCAGCCTGCACTTGACAGTTTATATTACCTGCTACTGGGTAGTTCACGCCGAACCGAAAGTAACACTGCATCATCTTCAGGCTCTCCTGCTTTCTATTGTAACTGGGGAATTACATAAACTAATATGCAAAACAG GTAAcaataagttgatggagaaagaCATTGGAATGGTATATGATAGGCTTTCCCAGCTGAGACAAAGAGGGCAGAAGATGGGAAATCTGGACATAGATGTAGCTCATGTCTTCTGTCAGTGGCAGAGTTGTCTTCTAATGGGAATCTATTTAAATCAACTCTTGTGTTGTCCTTTTCCAACACCAGATATTACACG ACTCTATAGTGGGACTTTAATTCATTGTTTCTATGAAGAGCTGAAGTCAATGTCTGCCGCAGAGGATCTACTGGAAGGTTGCCTGGTTGCGGGTGAAATTTACTCCAAACTCCTACACGCAGTGACTGCCACAGTACCAGCAGACTTTTTTAAGACGGGGAAAAAATCCAAAACTcacagaaaactgaagaaaaCAAACTAA